The following proteins come from a genomic window of Platichthys flesus chromosome 1, fPlaFle2.1, whole genome shotgun sequence:
- the lingo1b gene encoding leucine-rich repeat and immunoglobulin-like domain-containing nogo receptor-interacting protein 1-B yields the protein MTVLVSSRMVSGEAGGHSYLMACWQPILILMLGTVLSGSTTGCPSRCDCSGQERSVVCHRRRLATLPEGIPTETKQLDLSKNRLKTLGPEEFINYPQLEELQLNENTISSIEPGAFSNLMNLRTLGLRNNQLKLIQLGVFTGLTNLTQLDISENKIVILLDYMFQELYNLRALEVGDNDLVFISPRSFHGLSNLEKLNIEGCNLASVPTDALSHLHNLVSLRLRYLNVTVIRDYSFKRLYRLRELEVSHMPALDSMTPKCLFGLNLTSLSITSCNLTAIPYQAISHLRYLRFLNLSFNPVQTVEGNQLLNLPKLQAFHLAGGRLTAIEPYSFRGLNHLRVLNVSSNSLSTLEESVFHSVGNLETLALYDNPLACDCRLLWVFRRRWRLNFNRQQPTCASPEVVQGKEFKDFPDILPSDYFICQKSKIMDYKVQESHVDEGTTVHFSCQAEGDPVPVIMWLSPKKEYITTKTAGSRLSVSNDGTLEVRYAQIQDNGTYLCIASNAAGNATKAAHLFVHSYSPNWPHQPNKTFAFISNQPSDEGANVTRATVPFPFDVKTLIIATTMGFISFLGVVLFCLVILFLWSRGKDSTKSSIEVEYVPRKEETEEASPTEEPVQFNMKIM from the coding sequence GTAAGCAGTAGGATGGTGTCGGGGGAGGCGGGAGGGCACAGCTACCTGATGGCCTGCTGGCAGCCAATCCTGATCCTGATGCTGGGCACCGTCCTCTCCGGCTCCACCACCGGTTGCCCCTCCCGATGTGACTGCAGCGGTCAGGAGCGCTCGGTCGTGTGCCATCGACGGAGACTGGCCACGCTACCTGAAGGCATCCCAACGGAAACCAAGCAGCTGGACCTCAGCAAGAACCGTCTGAAGACTCTGGGGCCGGAGGAGTTCATCAATTACCCTCAACTGGAAGAGCTGCAACTCAATGAAAACACCATCTCCTCCATCGAGCCGGGGGCATTCAGCAACCTCATGAACCTTCGAACTCTAGGTTTGCGCAACAACCAGCTCAAGCTCATTCAGCTGGGCGTGTTCACCGGCCTGACCAACCTCACCCAGCTGGATATCAGCGAGAACAAAATTGTTATTCTCCTCGACTATATGTTCCAGGAGCTGTACAACCTGAGGGCGCTGGAAGTCGGCGACAATGACCTTGTGTTCATCTCACCCCGATCGTTTCATGGCCTCAGCAACCTTGAAAAGCTCAACATTGAGGGATGCAACCTGGCTTCGGTGCCCACTGATGCCCTGAGCCATCTACATAACCTGGTGTCACTTCGATTGCGTTATCTGAACGTCACTGTCATAAGGGATTACTCCTTTAAGAGGCTGTATCGGCTCAGGGAGCTGGAGGTCTCGCATATGCCCGCCCTGGATAGCATGACCCCAAAATGCTTGTTTGGACTCAACCTCACATCCCTGTCAATCACAAGCTGCAACCTGACCGCCATCCCCTACCAGGCCATCAGTCACCTGAGATATCTACGGTTTCTGAATTTGTCTTTCAATCCCGTTCAAACTGTGGAAGGCAACCAACTTTTAAATCTACCGAAGCTGCAGGCGTTTCATTTGGCTGGTGGAAGATTAACTGCCATTGAGCCCTATTCTTTCCGAGGACTCAACCACCTCCGTGTTCTCAATGTGTCCAGCAATAGCTTGAGCACCCTGGAGGAGTCTGTCTTTCACTCGGTGGGGAACCTGGAGACCCTGGCTTTATATGACAACCCGTTGGCCTGTGACTGTCGCTTGCTCTGGGTCTTCCGCCGGAGGTGGAGGCTCAACTTTAACAGACAGCAGCCCACGTGTGCTTCACCTGAGGTGGTGCAAGGAAAAGAGTTCAAGGACTTTCCAGACATCCTCCCCTCCGACTATTTCATCTGCCAGAAATCGAAGATCATGGATTATAAAGTTCAAGAAAGCCACGTGGATGAGGGCACCACGGTTCATTTCTCTTGCCAAGCTGAGGGTGACCCGGTCCCCGTGATAATGTGGCTCTCCCCCAAGAAGGAATACATCACTACCAAAACCGCGGGGTCGAGACTTTCTGTGTCTAACGATGGCACGTTGGAGGTGCGTTACGCCCAAATCCAGGACAACGGCACCTACCTGTGCATTGCAAGCAACGCAGCGGGCAACGCCACCAAAGCTGCTCACCTTTTTGTGCACAGCTACTCCCCCAACTGGCCCCACCAGCCAAACAAGACATTTGCCTTTATTTCCAACCAGCCCAGCGACGAAGGAGCTAATGTGACCCGGGCCACGGTCCCCTTTCCATTCGACGTGAAGACGCTGATCATCGCCACCACCATGGGATTTATCTCTTTCCTCGGAGTGGTCCTCTTCTGCCTGGTGATACTGTTTCTCTGGAGCAGAGGGAAAGACAGCACCAAGTCGAGTATAGAGGTCGAGTATGTGCCGCGGAAAGAGGAAACGGAGGAGGCCAGTCCAACTGAGGAGCCCGTACAATTCAACATGAAGATCATGTGA